The genomic window TTTCTCCGTCTGTATTAAGAACTACTCCAAATTTTCCTGTTCTTGTTAGATACTTAGATAACAAAACAATAAATGCCTTATCATAGAAAGTTACTACAACTCCATAAAATTCGCCTTCTGGTAAACTATTTAAAAACACTTCGTTTGGTGTTGTTTTTCCTACACAGTACCACTGTTCAGGCTGCAATCTATTGCCGTCAAAATCCTCTTGTGAAAGGAATGTATTTATCCCTTTATACATCAAAGAAGTATTTCCAAAATCTGTTTCCACTTCTTTTAAAGTCGTATATCTTTTATAGTCCTTGTCTGCTTCTTTAGTAATAAATAAAATTTTACTAAAATCTCCCATCATTAAAGGCTTTTTAGGTCTATTTACTACTACTTTTATTTTTCTTCTAGCCATTATTTACCTCCGTTCTTACTTCTACATCTTTTATTAATTCTCTAGTTCTTTCGCTTGATTCTCGCCAGTTCATTTCTACATCAAAACTAAATCTATAAATATACTGACTTCCTTCAAGGAAAGTTAAATCTTTTATTTCTATATCATCATCACTTAATCCAAATCCGTTCCTAATCAAGTCGTGTCTTTTCTTAAATACTATAACCTCAAGTAATTCGCTAGCCATTTCTTCTGCTCTTGACTGTGTTGGTGCATAAAAATCAAATTGCAAATAAGCAATAACTAATCTCAAAGCCTTTTCCTTGATTTGCGTATCTGTTATTTCAACAGTTCTATATGCACTGTATGCCGACTTATTAAGACTTATTGTATGCATAACAGCGCATTCTGTTGGCTTTTTAGCTACATAGTTATCACGAATAACTTGGAAAT from Leptotrichia trevisanii DSM 22070 includes these protein-coding regions:
- a CDS encoding phage neck terminator protein — its product is MKNEVLRKLLASFVDFQVIRDNYVAKKPTECAVMHTISLNKSAYSAYRTVEITDTQIKEKALRLVIAYLQFDFYAPTQSRAEEMASELLEVIVFKKRHDLIRNGFGLSDDDIEIKDLTFLEGSQYIYRFSFDVEMNWRESSERTRELIKDVEVRTEVNNG